TCAGTCCTAAGACCGCACCGATGATCCCGATCGTCGGCGCGAAGCCGCCAGCGTCGGTCCAAATCCGCGCGCCCGCCAGCAGATGTTCTTCCTCGACATCGAGCTGCTGATGGAGCGTATCTTCCAAAAGCTTCGGCTCCATCCCATCGAGCACCGAGCGCAGCGCCGTTTGCATGAATTCATTGGAAAGATTTGGAATTTTCGCCTCAAGCGCCAGCAGACTTTCTTTTTTCGCCAGGCGCGCGCACTCCATCAGCGAACGTAAGATACTTTCGTTCTCGCGTTCGGAGTCCTCCTGGAAAGCCTTGCCCACCATACGAAATCCGAGCTTCAGATCGTCGCGTCGCGAAGACACCAGAACCGCGCCCGCGGTTCCCGTCAGCACGATCACGAAGGCCGCGCCCTGAACAAGCGAGCCCATATGCCCGCCCTCGGCCATGTTTCCCAATAAAATCCCGCCGATGCCGACGATGATTCCGAAGACTGTCGTCAAATCCATGCTGAAATGTTGCCATGGAAAATCACGTTTGAGACCTCGACTTTCCTCGTGATTGTGAATAATCTTGGGCCCTTATGCTCGAGACCCTTCTGCAGTGGGATGCCGAATTGTTCTTATGGTTGCACCATAACGTGGTGGCCGGCTGGGCGGATGTGTTCTTTCCGTTCATCACCAATCTGAACAAAACCTGGGGCTTCAAGTTCGTCGCGGTCCCGCTGATCGTCGCGTCCAGTCTGTACTTCTTCCGGCGCTGGGGCATCTTCTTCCTGCTTTGCATGATCATCTCGGTCGCGATGTCGGACATGGTCGGATCGCAAATTATGAAGCCCGCCTTCGATCGCCCCCGGCCCAATGTCGCCGGACTGGACGTCAACCTGAAGTCCCACCACTACGGCGGCAAAAGTTTTCCCTCGAATCATTCGGCGAATATGTTCGCGCTCGCGACCTTTCTCTCTTTGATCTTCAGGTTCGCTCCCCGTGGGGCCTGGGCCTGCGCCGGGTTTTTCACGTTCGCCGGCCTTGTGGCCTACAGTCGTATCTACGTCGGCGTTCACTATCCGCTGGATATCACCGCGGGCGCCGCGCTCGGCATCGCTTGCGGTTTCACGGGCTACTGGTTTTTGAAAACGATCACGCTTCGGTACGGCGAGCGAATGCAATTGAGGGCGCCACTATGGCTCAAATTCTCGTAACGGGCGGAAGCGGTTTCTTGGGTGCGTGGGTGATCCGTCGCCTCCTGAATGATGGGCATCAAGTTCGCGTGCTGGTCCGTCCCACCAGCGACCGCAGTGAACTCGCCGGTTTGGACTGTGAATACGTCTATGGTGACGTCACCGATCTGAACTCGCTGCGCGCCGCCTGCGAAGGGCAGAACGCCGTATTTCACTTGGCGGGATTGATCGCCTACAAACGCAGCCAACGGGCCGCGATGGAAAAAATCAACGTCGACGGCACCGCGAACGTCATCACCGCGGTCGAAGAAAAAGGCGTGCAACGACTGGTGCACCTCAGCTCGGTCGTCGCCGTTGGCGCGGGCTATACACCCGAACAGGTTTTGAATGAAGACTCCCCCTACAATGTCGCGCAACTTGATATGGGTTACTTCGAGACCAAACGTAAAGCCGAAGAACTCGTTCGCGAAGCGGTCAAACGCGGGCGCATCGATGCCGTCATGCTGAATCCCTCGACGATCTATGGTCCCGGCGACGCCCGCAAAGGCAGCCGCAAGAATCAGCTGAAAGTCGCGCAAGGGAAGATGAAGTTCTATACTTCGGGTGGCGTGAACGTGGTCCACGTAGAAAACTGCGTGGACGGAATCGTTCGCGGTTGGCTGAACGGTCGTTCGGGCGAACGCTACATCCTGTGCGGCCAGAATATGACCATCAAACAGCTTTTCGAAATCATCGCCGAGTGTGCGGGCGTCCCTGCGCCGAAGCTGCGCCTTCCCGATTGGTTACTGCATGTCGTGGGTTTCACCGGCGACACCTTGACCGCCATGGGATACCCCATCGGCGTCAGTCGCGAAAATGCATACACCGCGACGATGTACCACTATTTCGACAGCGCGAAAGCGCAGCGCGAGCTCGGCTTCGTGCCGGGCGATTCCCGCCGGGCCATCGAAGACAGCGTGCGCTGGAGTCGCGAACACGGACTCCTGGGCCGAATGCCGAACCTTGGGGCGAAAGCGTGACCGAGTCCAAGCCCCGCCTCTTTTGGCTGCGCCAGATGCTGAAGGGCCTTTTTCTATTCTTGGCCTTTTTGGCGACGTTCTTCCTGTTCCTCGCCGTCATTGTCATGAGCCAAATTCCCTCGCGCGAGGCCATTCGTGGCTGCATGACCACCGTCCTGTTCGAGGTCGAACTCTGTCCCGGCGGCAAAGATTATGTACCACTCAAAAAAATCTCGAAACACCTGCAACAGGCCGTGATCGTCACGGAGGATTCCGCCTTCTACGACCACCGTGGTTTCGACTTCATGGAGATCCAACGCAGCTTCGAAAAGAATCTCGAGCAGGGCCGCTTCGCCCGCGGCGGATCGACGATCTCGCAACAGCTGGCGAAAAATCTTTTTCTGTCCTCCGAAAAATCTCTCCAACGGAAGATGATGGAAGCGGTCATCACCGTGCAGCTCGAGAAGCACCTCTCGAAAAACGAGATTCTGGAGCGCTACCTGAACGTCGTTCAATTCGGACCCAAGATTTACGGCGTAAAAGAGGCCGCGCAGTTTTATTTCAAAAAATCTCCCGCCGATCTCGACCTGATCGAGTCCGCGTGGCTCGCCTTCCTGCTCCCCAGCCCGGATAAGTACTCGGTGTCATTTTTCAAGAAACAACTCACGCCCTTCGCGCGCAAACGCCTGCGCCAGATCGTGACCAATATGTACCGCTTCCACCGTGCGACCGAAGATCAGTACCGTTTGGCACTGGGACGTTTGGATCACTTCTTGGTGGGCGGAGCCGCCGTCGATATTCCCGACGGTCTGGATCTCGACGCGCCCGAGGATGACGGCGGTCTTGACTTCTTACCCGAGGACGAACTGCAGCCCATCCCGGGCGAGATGGCCCCGCCGCCCGAAATCGAAGTCCCTGATCCCCAGGCGACACCGCCCGAAAGCGACTTCGAATCCGAAGATCTCACTCTTTAAAAATGAAAAGGCCGGCGTTCCCACCGGCCACGAAACCGCAAAACGGACCTCGGTCTCTCGATTACTTTTTCAGCGAACGCGAAGCGGGCAATGTCGACGCGAGTTCGACCTCTTTACCGCCGCAAGCGGGATGACCGAAGCCGGCGGCGCTTTTTCCGTCTTTGATGTCATAGATGATGTTGTCGTTCATCTGCGGGCTCACACCGGCCGGAACGTAGTCCAACTCCAGCGTATTGCGCAGGCGCCAAGCAATGGCGTGGTCCGCACACGAGGTGTCACCACTAACGCCCAGGGCACCGACGATTTCACCTTTCGCATTGTAAAGGGCCAAACCCCCGCCGAAGACATTCACGCCGCCGACTTTTTCGCCGACCATGGGGTCTTTATTCGAACCATAGCGAGCCGCATCGCCTTTGTAAGCGACTTGAGTGTTCACGGGATTCGACTCCTGCAGTCCGAAGAGGCTACCGCCGGGCTGAACCGCCGAATACAGATTCGCGGTGGAAAGCGACAGACCCTTCAAGCTGAACGCGTTTGCCGTATTGGCTTTCTGCGCTGAAATCACGCGGCTACCCAGCCATTGCGAGTCGACCTTTTCACCGGTGTAAGCGATCATGCACACGTTCCCTTGGCGGTCCACCAACGTGCCCCACATCTCCAGATTCAAGCCACCGTTGTCCGCTTGGCGGGCCGAGACCAGCGCCTTTTTGAAAGAGTCGTAAGAAGGCAAGCCTTCACATTTCGCGTGGGCCGCGCCCGCCGCTAAAACCGATACCATCAGGGCGACAAGTTGTTTCATTTTAAAATTCTCCTGTTTCATTTCGGCTCCGGAGAGATTTCCGGGTTGCCTTTATTTTTATAAGCATGCTTATATAGTATCAGCATGCTTATAGAAAGAGGGTCCCGTGCGTTTTGAAGAAACAACAGGCCTCAGCGACATTCTGAAGAAAACCGAACTGGCGATGCGCTTTTGCATCGATCTGGGATTGGCGCCGTTGAAGATGACCTTCAGCCAATATCAAGTCCTGTCCTGTCTTGAGGTTTCGAAGAATCTGACCAATGCCGACCTGGCCCGCAAGTCGCAGGTCACCCCCCAGACGATGATCCGCATTCTACAGAACCTGGAACGGGATGGATTCATCCGCAAATGCGCCCCGACCGAAAACAAACTCAAAATCGAAATGGAACTGACCCCGCGCGGTCTGAAAGCCATCTGCGACGCACATATCGTTGTGAACGAAATCGAACTGAAAGCCCTCAAAGGGCTCGGGAAAAAAGAAAGGGCCGCTTTTCAAGCGACCCTCGAACACTGCTTGGGAAATCTGCTCAAAGGTAAGGGCTAAGCCCCTACTGCTGCAGCCGACGGGTCATGCGGCGAATCGACACCCGGGTCAAAACCACGGCCAGGATCACCAAAATTCCGGCATGTGCGACCATCATCACATTCCATTGATCCAGCGCCATGCCCCGCACCAGCGTCGTGACGTGAGTGAGCGGCAGCAAATAGCTGAGCATCCGAAACGCCGGATGAAGTTCATCCACCGGGAAGTAGGTGCCCGCGAACAACGACATGGGCACGATCAGACCCGAAGTCGGGTAGATGATCTGATCGTAGTTCCGCACCAAAGAGGTCACGATCATTCCCACGCACGAAAAAATCCAGGCGTTCAAGAACAGGACCGGCAAAGACGCCACGGCCCCCAACGACTGCCCCAGTCCGAAAAACTGACCGACCAGCAAAATCGCGAGCGCGCTCAGAATCCCTTTCGAAGCCCCCCAGAATAGATCGCCCACGATCAATTCCGGAATCGTGACGGGCGACAACATCTGCGCCGAATAGACTTTCGAGTAGGACAGCTTCGAGAAGTTACCGTAGGTTCCCTCGAAGAACGCGACCATCATGGTGCTCGAACACAGTAGACCCGGAAAAAAGAACTCGGCATACGAAACGCCGCCCATGGTTTTCACGTAAGCGCCCAAACCGAACCCCAAAGCCGCCAGCATGAAAACGGGTTCCAAGATCACCCAGAACACCGATACCAGCCAGGTACGCTTGAAGATGATGTAGTTGCGGTACCAGACCCGCATCGCCTGAATGAAGATCAGCTGATTTTTCACTGATCCCCCTCGGCCGCGTTCGAAAGGTCGTGTCCGGCCAGGCTCAAGAAGACGTCGCTTAAGTTCGTCTTACGAAGCGCGATCCGACGCGATTTGATCTGCCCAATCAACTCACGCGCACCCGACTCGTTGTTGAAAGGAACGTAAACCTGATCCCCGACGACGAAGTAGCGCAGCTTCTTCTCTTTCAGGCGATTCAAGAAATAGCCGATCTCGCTGGAAGCCGCTTCGAATTCCACCATCTCGGTGCCCAGGTGTTTTTCGATCAGTTCGCGCGGCGAGCCCACCGCCAGAATCTGCCCACGGTTCACGAAAGCCAGGCGATCGCAAAGCGATTCGGCCTCTTCCATATAATGCGTGGTCAAGATCAAGGTCTTCTTCTGCTCTTTGATTTTCTGCAGGAAGCTCCACATCCAGATGCGCACCTGCGGATCCAGACCCACGGTGGGCTCATCCAGAATCAAGAGTTCGGGATGGTTCATCAGACTGCGCGCGATGGCGAGACGGCGGCGAAAACCCCCGCTCAGATTTTCGACGCGCTCGTCGAGTTTTTCGTCGAGCCTCATCATCTTCAGCAAATCGAGCGCGCGACCATGTGCGGTCTTCCCGTCGATGCCGAAGTATTTCGAAAAGATCAGAAGGTTTTCAAGGACGGTCAGTTCCGCATCCAGGCCCTCGTCTTGGGGAACGACGCCGATGCGCGAACGGATCTCGCGACCCGCATCGCGAACGTTCATGCCGAGCACGAACAGTTCGCCGCTGGTGGGCTGGATATGCCCATAGATCATCTTGAGGGTTGTCGACTTGCCGGCCCCATTGGGGCCCAGCAATCCGAAACATTCCCCCGGTTGAACTTCAAAGCTGACTCCGTTCAGCGCTTTGAAGTCCCCGAAACTCTTCACGAGGCTTCTTGCCTCCAGAGCCAGACCGCTCATTACTCGGCCGTCGCCTTTTTGCGACGTTTATGCGGATCGAGTTCACGGCAACGAATACGGATGTTGTTCGGCGTGACCTCGATGAGTTCGTCATCCGAAACCCACTCGATCGCCTGCTCCAGCGTCATCGGCTTCACGGGAACCAACGTCAACTTCTCGTCCGCGCCCGAAGCACGAACGTTCGTCAGTTTTTTCTCGCGAACGATGTTCACTTCGAGATCGTTTTCTTTCGCGTGCTCACCGACGACCATACCTTGGTAGGTCTCGACACCGGGAAGGACCAACATCTTACCGCGCTCTTGCAAGTTGAAGATCGCGTAGGTCGTGGTCACACCTTGACGATCCGAGATCATCGAGCCGTTGTTGCGGGCGACGATTTCACCGCGGAAATCATCCCAACCGTGGAACTGGGTATTCAGCAGACCCGTACCGCGAGTGTCGGTCATGAATTCCGAACGGTAACCGATCAAACCGCGCGAAGGGATCAGGAACTCCAGACGCGTACGTCCCGAACCTTTCGACATCATGTTCTGCATAACGCCCTTACGGATACCGAGCTTCTCGGTCACGACGCCGACATAGGCATCCGCCACGTCGATGATCGCCATTTCGAAGGGCTCTTTCTTCACACCATTTTCGGTCTTGAAGATGACCTGGGGTTTCGAAGCGCAAAGCTCGAAACCTTCACGACGCATTTGTTCGATCAAGACACCCAGCTGAAGCTCACCACGGCCGATGACCTTGAAGGCTTCGTTCGAATCCGTGCGCTCCATACGGATCGCGACGTTCGACAGCAGCTCGCGCTCCAGACGGTCCAAGATTTGGCGCGAAGTGACCTTCTTGCCTTCACGACCCGCAAAGGGTCCATCGTTGACCGAGAAGATCATGGCAACGGTGGGCTCTTCGACGCGGATCCGCGGCAAAGGCATGGGCTTTTCGATCGAGGTCAAAGTATCACCGATCTGGAAGTCTTCCATGCCCGCGACGATCGCGATATCCCCGGCACCGATCTCTTGGACCTGCACGGGAGCCGCAACCTTGTACTGGAACAAAGCCGAAACTTTGAATTTCTTGTTTCCATCTTCTTGAGCGCAAATCAGCTCATCGCCGACTTTCACTTTACCGGCGCGAACGCGGCCCACGGCCAGACGGCCGACAAAGCTCGAATACGAAAGGTTCGACACCATGATCTGCAGCGAGTCGATGTCATTGATTTGCGGCGGGGGGACTTCGTTGATGATTTTTTCGTAAAGAACTTCCAGCGAGTTGGTCCGCACGTTCGGATCCAAAGTCGCCATCCCCTCACGCGCGATCGCGTAGACGGGTTGGAAATCCAGTACCGTGTCCGGAGCATCCAGATCGATCATCAGATCGAAGACTTCGTTCAAAACTTCCTGATGGCGGGCATCCGAACGATCGATCTTGTTGATGCAGACGATGACTTTCAGTTTTTGTTCCAAAGCCTTACGCAGCACGAAGCGCGTTTGCGGGAGCGGTCCTTCCGAAGCGTCGCAAAGCAGGATGGCGCCGTCGACCATGTTCAAGACGCGCTCGACCTCACCACCGAAGTCACTGTGCCCGGGGGTGTCGACGATATTGATCTTGTAGTCTTTGTAGATGAAGGAGGCGTTCTTCGCGGCGATGGTGATTCCGCGCTCGCGTTCAAGGTCCATGGAGTCCATCAGGCGTTCTTCGACCTGTTCGTTTTCGCGGAAAGTTCCCGCTTGTTTGATCAGGTGGTCGACGAGGGTCGTTTTACCGTGGTCGACGTGCGCGATAATGGCGATGTTACGAATTTTCTGGGGATCAACAATAGACATACAGTTTCGGACTCACTTTCTGAAAACGGAATTCCAATTTAAAAAACTCAAAATTTTTAACCATGCCCGCCCATCAAGAACCCCTCGTTATCGGGGTTGACCTGATCGTCGATGGTCAATGATGCGAAAAAGGAGAGGGCCATATCAAGAAGCTGCGCCGTCGATGTGGCTTGAAAAACCTGTTTCCGAAATTGAGCGGCCCCAGGATAACCTGTCGCGAACCATGCGGCAAATTTCTTAAGCTGAATCTGAAGGATTCTTTCCGGACAGTGCGCGGCGAAACAGTCGTGGAGCTCCTGGAATAGCTTTGCATAGTTCCGGGGCACCGGAATTCCATGACCACTCCGGGGCATCTTGACACTCTCATGACCTGAAAGCTGCGTCAGGGCGTCCTGAAAGATATAGGGGTTCTTTAAAGCCCCCCGTCCAATCATCACCCCGTCACACCCGCTTTCGGTCAGGCGTTTCACGGCTTGTCCCGAGGTCACGATGTCGCCATTCCCGATGATCGGTAGTTTCGCCCCGGCC
Above is a genomic segment from Pseudobdellovibrionaceae bacterium containing:
- a CDS encoding flagellar motor protein, coding for MDLTTVFGIIVGIGGILLGNMAEGGHMGSLVQGAAFVIVLTGTAGAVLVSSRRDDLKLGFRMVGKAFQEDSERENESILRSLMECARLAKKESLLALEAKIPNLSNEFMQTALRSVLDGMEPKLLEDTLHQQLDVEEEHLLAGARIWTDAGGFAPTIGIIGAVLGLIHVMGNLTDTSKLGGGIAVAFVATVYGVGFANLLFLPLGNKLKRKIQQDMKGRQMIIAGALGIQAGLSPALLEMKLRAYLGSSYEKKK
- a CDS encoding phosphatase PAP2 family protein, with product MLETLLQWDAELFLWLHHNVVAGWADVFFPFITNLNKTWGFKFVAVPLIVASSLYFFRRWGIFFLLCMIISVAMSDMVGSQIMKPAFDRPRPNVAGLDVNLKSHHYGGKSFPSNHSANMFALATFLSLIFRFAPRGAWACAGFFTFAGLVAYSRIYVGVHYPLDITAGAALGIACGFTGYWFLKTITLRYGERMQLRAPLWLKFS
- a CDS encoding SDR family oxidoreductase, with protein sequence MAQILVTGGSGFLGAWVIRRLLNDGHQVRVLVRPTSDRSELAGLDCEYVYGDVTDLNSLRAACEGQNAVFHLAGLIAYKRSQRAAMEKINVDGTANVITAVEEKGVQRLVHLSSVVAVGAGYTPEQVLNEDSPYNVAQLDMGYFETKRKAEELVREAVKRGRIDAVMLNPSTIYGPGDARKGSRKNQLKVAQGKMKFYTSGGVNVVHVENCVDGIVRGWLNGRSGERYILCGQNMTIKQLFEIIAECAGVPAPKLRLPDWLLHVVGFTGDTLTAMGYPIGVSRENAYTATMYHYFDSAKAQRELGFVPGDSRRAIEDSVRWSREHGLLGRMPNLGAKA
- the mtgA gene encoding monofunctional biosynthetic peptidoglycan transglycosylase, whose amino-acid sequence is MTESKPRLFWLRQMLKGLFLFLAFLATFFLFLAVIVMSQIPSREAIRGCMTTVLFEVELCPGGKDYVPLKKISKHLQQAVIVTEDSAFYDHRGFDFMEIQRSFEKNLEQGRFARGGSTISQQLAKNLFLSSEKSLQRKMMEAVITVQLEKHLSKNEILERYLNVVQFGPKIYGVKEAAQFYFKKSPADLDLIESAWLAFLLPSPDKYSVSFFKKQLTPFARKRLRQIVTNMYRFHRATEDQYRLALGRLDHFLVGGAAVDIPDGLDLDAPEDDGGLDFLPEDELQPIPGEMAPPPEIEVPDPQATPPESDFESEDLTL
- a CDS encoding heme-binding protein, whose product is MKQLVALMVSVLAAGAAHAKCEGLPSYDSFKKALVSARQADNGGLNLEMWGTLVDRQGNVCMIAYTGEKVDSQWLGSRVISAQKANTANAFSLKGLSLSTANLYSAVQPGGSLFGLQESNPVNTQVAYKGDAARYGSNKDPMVGEKVGGVNVFGGGLALYNAKGEIVGALGVSGDTSCADHAIAWRLRNTLELDYVPAGVSPQMNDNIIYDIKDGKSAAGFGHPACGGKEVELASTLPASRSLKK
- a CDS encoding MarR family transcriptional regulator, coding for MRFEETTGLSDILKKTELAMRFCIDLGLAPLKMTFSQYQVLSCLEVSKNLTNADLARKSQVTPQTMIRILQNLERDGFIRKCAPTENKLKIEMELTPRGLKAICDAHIVVNEIELKALKGLGKKERAAFQATLEHCLGNLLKGKG
- a CDS encoding ABC transporter permease, with product MKNQLIFIQAMRVWYRNYIIFKRTWLVSVFWVILEPVFMLAALGFGLGAYVKTMGGVSYAEFFFPGLLCSSTMMVAFFEGTYGNFSKLSYSKVYSAQMLSPVTIPELIVGDLFWGASKGILSALAILLVGQFFGLGQSLGAVASLPVLFLNAWIFSCVGMIVTSLVRNYDQIIYPTSGLIVPMSLFAGTYFPVDELHPAFRMLSYLLPLTHVTTLVRGMALDQWNVMMVAHAGILVILAVVLTRVSIRRMTRRLQQ
- a CDS encoding ABC transporter ATP-binding protein, translating into MSGLALEARSLVKSFGDFKALNGVSFEVQPGECFGLLGPNGAGKSTTLKMIYGHIQPTSGELFVLGMNVRDAGREIRSRIGVVPQDEGLDAELTVLENLLIFSKYFGIDGKTAHGRALDLLKMMRLDEKLDERVENLSGGFRRRLAIARSLMNHPELLILDEPTVGLDPQVRIWMWSFLQKIKEQKKTLILTTHYMEEAESLCDRLAFVNRGQILAVGSPRELIEKHLGTEMVEFEAASSEIGYFLNRLKEKKLRYFVVGDQVYVPFNNESGARELIGQIKSRRIALRKTNLSDVFLSLAGHDLSNAAEGDQ
- the typA gene encoding translational GTPase TypA; amino-acid sequence: MSIVDPQKIRNIAIIAHVDHGKTTLVDHLIKQAGTFRENEQVEERLMDSMDLERERGITIAAKNASFIYKDYKINIVDTPGHSDFGGEVERVLNMVDGAILLCDASEGPLPQTRFVLRKALEQKLKVIVCINKIDRSDARHQEVLNEVFDLMIDLDAPDTVLDFQPVYAIAREGMATLDPNVRTNSLEVLYEKIINEVPPPQINDIDSLQIMVSNLSYSSFVGRLAVGRVRAGKVKVGDELICAQEDGNKKFKVSALFQYKVAAPVQVQEIGAGDIAIVAGMEDFQIGDTLTSIEKPMPLPRIRVEEPTVAMIFSVNDGPFAGREGKKVTSRQILDRLERELLSNVAIRMERTDSNEAFKVIGRGELQLGVLIEQMRREGFELCASKPQVIFKTENGVKKEPFEMAIIDVADAYVGVVTEKLGIRKGVMQNMMSKGSGRTRLEFLIPSRGLIGYRSEFMTDTRGTGLLNTQFHGWDDFRGEIVARNNGSMISDRQGVTTTYAIFNLQERGKMLVLPGVETYQGMVVGEHAKENDLEVNIVREKKLTNVRASGADEKLTLVPVKPMTLEQAIEWVSDDELIEVTPNNIRIRCRELDPHKRRKKATAE